One genomic region from Saprospiraceae bacterium encodes:
- a CDS encoding ATP-binding cassette domain-containing protein codes for MISIQHLYKTYGSKEVLNNISIEFQPGVIHGIVGKNGAGKTTFFKCIAGLEAYRGTIQSDLHPLKDYLGYLPTDPYFLSKITGREYLRLLLNARDLKVADFDVKNIFELPLDQYADTYSTGMKKKLALSALLMQNNQVFILDEPFNGVDIQSNILINEIILRLRSLGKTVILSSHIFSSLEDTCDHIHLLDEGRFLKSVDKDDFHLLEQELKHVMVGKSIDWI; via the coding sequence TTGATCTCTATCCAACATCTGTACAAAACCTATGGATCTAAAGAGGTTTTGAATAATATATCTATTGAGTTCCAGCCAGGAGTGATCCATGGTATTGTAGGCAAAAACGGCGCTGGAAAAACAACTTTTTTTAAATGTATTGCCGGGCTGGAAGCCTACAGGGGTACTATACAAAGTGATCTCCATCCATTAAAAGATTACCTGGGTTATCTACCCACAGACCCTTACTTTTTGTCAAAAATCACAGGAAGAGAATATCTGCGATTATTATTAAACGCACGAGATCTGAAGGTGGCGGATTTTGATGTAAAAAACATTTTTGAACTACCCTTAGATCAATATGCAGATACTTATTCTACCGGGATGAAAAAAAAATTGGCTTTATCTGCACTATTAATGCAAAACAATCAGGTATTTATTCTTGATGAGCCATTTAATGGGGTGGACATCCAGAGTAATATCCTCATCAATGAAATTATACTGCGATTGAGGTCTTTAGGCAAAACGGTGATTCTATCATCGCATATTTTTAGTTCTTTGGAGGATACTTGTGATCATATTCACCTTTTGGATGAAGGACGATTCTTGAAATCTGTTGATAAAGATGACTTTCATCTGTTGGAGCAAGAACTCAAACACGTGATGGTCGGTAAGTCCATTGACTGGATTTGA
- a CDS encoding ABC transporter permease, which yields MKYYFELQFRMLQRNLSEFGLQPLIAFIVLPLLFIGGSAVLFSRTPYAAYFIVLVSLYVISLLGHSKRNTFLKTIFSFEKYRVLRLVENLILALPFSLILLWYRAYWSALLVLILASLISVVTLSAKESHTLITPFSAYPFEFTVGFRNSFLIIVLAYFLTIMGIKVDNFNLGVFSLMLIIMICSSYYFELEDDFYIWIHRLDSKGFLMHKLKVAMASCSLLCLPIFTSLILFYPKNLNALLAFQILGLLYLILILMGKYALYPLKPNVPQAVLIGMTLVLPPLLIFIIPYFFLQSVKRLKSILP from the coding sequence ATGAAGTATTATTTTGAATTACAATTCAGAATGCTCCAAAGAAATTTGAGTGAATTTGGTCTCCAGCCGCTAATTGCATTTATTGTTTTACCGCTACTGTTTATTGGTGGTTCAGCCGTTTTATTCAGCCGGACTCCGTATGCTGCCTATTTTATTGTCCTGGTATCGCTATATGTAATCTCCCTGTTAGGGCATTCAAAGCGCAATACTTTTCTAAAAACCATATTTTCCTTTGAAAAATATAGGGTGCTGAGACTGGTAGAAAATCTCATTCTGGCCTTGCCTTTTAGTTTGATTTTATTATGGTATCGAGCATATTGGTCAGCGCTACTCGTATTGATCCTGGCCAGCCTGATTTCAGTCGTCACATTGTCTGCAAAGGAGTCGCATACACTGATAACTCCTTTTTCGGCCTACCCCTTTGAATTCACCGTTGGATTCAGGAACTCGTTTCTGATCATTGTATTGGCTTATTTTTTAACCATTATGGGTATTAAGGTCGATAATTTTAATCTTGGTGTGTTTTCTTTGATGCTTATTATAATGATATGCTCAAGTTATTATTTTGAGCTGGAGGATGATTTTTATATTTGGATACACCGGTTAGATTCAAAAGGATTTTTAATGCACAAATTAAAAGTGGCGATGGCCAGTTGCAGTTTACTTTGTCTTCCTATTTTCACCAGTCTTATTTTATTTTATCCTAAAAATTTGAACGCTTTGCTAGCCTTTCAGATTTTGGGGCTTTTATATCTCATACTCATATTGATGGGCAAATACGCCTTGTATCCTCTAAAACCAAATGTTCCGCAAGCTGTTTTGATTGGCATGACTTTGGTTTTGCCCCCTTTACTGATATTCATCATACCATATTTCTTTCTTCAATCTGTCAAACGACTTAAATCAATCCTGCCTTGA
- a CDS encoding alpha-L-fucosidase codes for MSGQVNARYQPTWESLKNYKPAQWVEDAKFGVFIHWGVYAVPAFGNEWYPRNMYMKGSKEYNHQLATYGTLDTFGYKDFIPMFKAEKFNADAWVDLFKRSGFKYVVPVAEHHDGFAMYKTALSTWNAYDMGPKRDIIGELAVATRKAGLVFGLSSHRIEHWWFMNTGQRYNTDVNSGKFDDFYGPARAQNETLSPEYMNDWLLRNIELIDNYHPQLFWFDWWIEQAAMEPYRKSFASYYYNKGIEWNKEVVINYKHESFPDKAAILDIERGKLTGIREQPWQTDDAVGYKSWGYIENDSFKSSKYLVNNLVDIVSKNGHLLLNIGPRADGSIPDAVQKILLEVGAWLTINGEAIYGTRPWKIFGEGPTQVAGGSFSDAKDQPFTADDIRFTKKGDDLYMISLDNPVHDLNIKSLATGAGQKIKSIQMLGSSGKVVWTQSSSGLLIKSNAAYPAKQAVVYKLRFE; via the coding sequence ATGTCAGGCCAGGTCAATGCCAGGTATCAACCTACCTGGGAGTCACTAAAAAATTATAAACCTGCTCAGTGGGTAGAAGACGCCAAGTTTGGAGTATTTATCCACTGGGGTGTATATGCTGTACCGGCTTTTGGCAATGAATGGTACCCGCGCAATATGTATATGAAAGGGTCTAAAGAGTACAATCACCAGTTGGCGACTTACGGTACGCTGGATACTTTTGGTTACAAAGATTTTATCCCGATGTTTAAAGCCGAAAAATTTAATGCTGATGCCTGGGTGGATTTATTCAAAAGGTCAGGATTCAAATATGTGGTCCCGGTAGCAGAGCATCACGACGGATTTGCCATGTACAAAACAGCACTTTCTACATGGAATGCTTACGACATGGGACCCAAACGAGATATCATCGGGGAACTGGCGGTTGCCACCCGAAAAGCCGGCCTTGTATTCGGATTATCCTCACACCGGATAGAACATTGGTGGTTTATGAATACTGGCCAGCGATACAATACGGATGTCAACAGTGGAAAGTTTGATGATTTCTACGGTCCGGCCAGGGCCCAAAATGAAACGCTTTCTCCTGAATATATGAATGACTGGCTCCTACGCAATATCGAACTCATCGACAATTATCATCCGCAGCTTTTTTGGTTTGATTGGTGGATCGAACAAGCTGCTATGGAGCCTTACAGAAAAAGCTTTGCTTCCTATTACTACAATAAAGGTATCGAATGGAATAAAGAAGTGGTGATCAATTATAAACACGAATCATTTCCGGACAAAGCTGCCATCCTGGACATCGAGCGGGGCAAACTCACCGGTATCCGGGAGCAGCCCTGGCAGACTGATGATGCAGTAGGGTATAAATCCTGGGGATATATCGAAAATGATAGCTTTAAATCATCCAAATACCTTGTCAATAATCTGGTAGACATCGTCAGTAAAAATGGACATTTATTATTGAATATCGGACCCAGAGCTGATGGTAGTATTCCGGATGCAGTGCAAAAAATTTTATTGGAAGTCGGAGCCTGGTTAACCATCAACGGTGAAGCTATCTATGGTACGAGACCATGGAAGATATTTGGAGAAGGACCTACCCAGGTAGCGGGGGGATCTTTTAGTGATGCCAAAGATCAACCATTTACAGCTGACGATATCCGATTTACTAAGAAAGGGGATGATCTGTATATGATCTCCTTAGACAATCCTGTGCATGATTTGAATATAAAAAGCCTGGCTACAGGGGCCGGTCAAAAAATAAAATCCATTCAAATGTTAGGCAGCTCCGGTAAAGTTGTGTGGACTCAATCCTCCTCCGGCCTCCTCATCAAGTCGAATGCGGCCTATCCTGCCAAACAAGCAGTGGTGTATAAGCTGAGGTTTGAATAA